The genomic interval AAATGTTAATTTACACCACAGAAGATTTCCCagatatgaaaatatttatcaaaGTTTTCCCCAAATGTTTCAAAGCCATAGTCCTTGCACGACTATcgaatgtaaacttttgaccttaAAGAATGCAAAGCATTCAAGAAGTTACGACTCACTATATTCTAGGCACTTGAATGACCCATCTCATGTTTGGAGAGTGTACTTTGTGCAGAATAAACCACTTGGCCAGGCTGTGCCACTCCTCTGGAGCGCGTCCGTAGATGGACAAGCGAGGCTCGGCGTGCTGGTATTTACTTTCCTCCAAATCGTGAGCTACTTCCTGGAAAAAGAATGTGAGTAAAACAGCTTTTTATCATCACAGTCCATAAGTGCTCGTGACTCTTCCCACTAAAATAGATGTACTACTTCattaaacataaaaacacaaGGAATACCATCAGGATCCTGCCAACTATTGGCATATTTACCTTGATGATGCGAGCAAAATACTCGCCATTGAGAAGGTTGTCTGTTTTCAGAAAGATTTCTCGGAGTTCACTGGCTCCAACGGGATTATACTTAGAATTGAATTTATCAAAGCGATGAAACGTGTGCCTTCCCTGTAGAGAAGATATTAGCAATCATGTGTGCTCAGTTTAATCATATGTATCATTACAGAATTGTAGAACCCTTTGGCTTCAGAATTCTTGAAAAATAAGCCATGGGTTTTCTGGTTTTAAGATATATAATCCTTAATAATCGGTAATAAACGATCAAAggtttatttatcttatttagCAGATCATGGGGATATTTTTGTTATATGATTAGTTTGATATATTAGCAATATTTGGCATCAGTGTTGCAAATAAGACcaataatatcttttttttctcaggagTAGTAGTATATAAAACTTTACCgagaagctaatgctaactaagAGGATAAACTGACTAAATCAACTGGATTTAACTAGAGAAATGTCATTTCAGATGTTTTATTTGAGATTCAATTTGGCAATTAAGGATGAGACTCTTGAAAAATTAGCTTTTTAGGCGCTATTCTCGTGTTTAGGCCTATTTGGTCACTCGATCTGTCacttttctcttcatttttgtatttttattcattattattttttcgttTCATTTTGTATAATGTCCTCTAACGCTGCAATGAACCATACATCGATGTTAGACAATGCAATCTTACAGCATGTACATCCAGGGAGTCCACGGTGAGGTCATAGGGGTCCAAATTGAGGCTTTGGAAAACCTCTTCAAGAGTCATTTCTCGCCCAGCATTTTCCATGACCACGCGGTCCGAATCACTCTTGTAAGTTTCCTGAATGAACGTCAGTAGGTGCTTCTGAGACATGCATGCAGCGGCATGAATGTGTGTGTCCACCTATGTTCGAGATAAAGGAATAGTGCAGGCTAGTGAAAATAATCTTGTTTATtaacgtgtaaaaaaaaagacaatttcattTGATCCAATGTGTAATAATGGATAAAAGTGTAGataaaagccaatatttccCAGAAATAGACAATTTAGCAGTTgtcagacattttttaaatggagaaaGATATTTGGACAGATTGAAGAGGTACACTGCAAGAGTGTGTGCCTATTTTTTAGCTACTTTATTACttgttttgtgtgtatataatgGTGACATCCACCTTTCTCACGTTGTAGAAATCTCGGTGAGGCACACTTTTCAGTTCCTTGAGTTCCGCCATCTCGTTGAGCATTTCGTGGAGGTGGAATTTGGAACTCAAGAAATTCAGGCGCCTGTGACAGTAAGTTTTCCTAAAAATCACAAAGTTACACATAATTAGATGGGAATTTAAACCACAGGATACCATTCACACACAACCAGAGGCCCATCATCtaaaacaggggtagggaacctatggctcgggagccatatatggctcttctgatgggtgcatgtcactaacctgtgaggtaaaatatatatttaaatcgctggtgacagagccgagtcccgaatgcaccaataggagcgtcacctCGATACTATGGCGCTGACACTACCTCTCTAACTTCACTCATCCTTTTTCcgttagacttttctgcatgtatattttcattgattagcaactgcgtaAGAGTGTTGTcaatgaccccccaaaaaatgtcattttcacatttttactcttaaattctgagtatggctctcgaGGAATAAAATTTCCAAAATACggattgtttatggctctctgtgtcaaaaaggttcccgacccctgatgtatACCAATGCTCACATGCAACAAAACCTTGATATACAcactaaaaatacaaacaacaaaTCAGGGATAACAAAAACAATAGCGTGAGAATGAGTTGCCCCTCTAATGACACCAGTATATGATAGTCATCATTCTGTTGTGGCAACTTACGTGGGTCCGTCTGCAATCATGGCCAGCACGTGACCGAGATCTACAGCAAAAGTCTCCAGATCAGGATAAGGAAGGTCCCGCGGACGCTTTTCTCGGAGATCCTCGGCACTGTCGTACACGTGCACGATCCCGTCTTTTAATTTCAGTTCACAGGTCAGGTTCTCAGGGATATTTTCCATACTGTACGGATCCTCCTCTTCCGTTGGGCACGGACACATATCTGTTGACGGAAGATTGAGTTCACATCTTCCAGCGATCGGCATAGTAGTCTTTTTCAAACAAGTACAGCGTCTTCAAACCCGGATGAACTTCTTCGTCTTCACACCATCTGATGTTTTCAGCCTTGTGAAGGTACCGCGCTGTGGTTCTGCAGAATCTGTGATAGGCCAATTTGGAGTACTTCTCACGAATCAGCAAAGCCTTCAGAAGACTTTTAGCCGCCTGCTCATAGTCTTCCACTGTGATCTGAATCAAGTAACACGATAATATGGATAATATTTCATCAGTGAGGAGTCATCCATAGATAAGCAGTTATTTATGGACTAGCCCTCGGGTGGAAATGacccgggagaaaaaaaacagcaaaataatTCCCTTAAGGATCTGTACAATCATACATTTGTTTTGATTGACTGGAAAAATAAAGACGCACTCACTCCTGCACAGTAATCCCCACTAATTGTGACCCTTTGGTAATCAGGGCAGTATTCTGGCATAGAAGAGCAGAGCGAGCTGGAGCTCGGAGACACGTATGGCGTGGGAGGACGTGGCCATGCCCAGTCTGGATTTCCCGAGATCTGCATGGACATGGACTGGGAACGAATCATTTTTAAGCTTTTGCGCCTGTAAAAGGGAATCATATACATCCAAAATATTGAACTCCTTCTCTGGCATTGGCAACAATAGCCTTtcaacacatttgaatttttcaaaaggcatttttaaCGTCGATGGAGTGTATCCACCTTTTGGTACTCTCCTCAGACCGCTGTTCTGCCAGCTCCTTCATCAGCTCGTGTTCTTTGGCTTCCTGCAGGCTGATGGGGCAGTCCTCGGGAACCGAGAACATGGACAAAACATCCTTCTGGTCCTCTTCTTTCAGGGCCGACGCGTAAACTTTTTCCACCAAGAGTTGACTCTCTTCAACCTCACTTAGGGTGACCTTAGGGAATTGGCGAGGCATGGCCGCTCTTTGGAAAAAGCCTGAGTCGAAGAAGCACGCTCAGAAATGACTGCGCTTTCTCATCCAACTGTTTTGGAAATAAACACATCGTCACAGGGGATGATTTGTGTGTAGTGAGGACATTGACGTGGACGTAACATGGCTGCAATAGCAGAGACGGACGGCCCTGACTTAATGTTGTTATTTAGTCATTTAAACGAGTCAGGGCGCTTCCAGGAAGCTTAATTGCCATCCTCTTTCCGGACAAAAAGTGCACGCTACTGTAGGGCATTACGCAGAAATGTGATATGTTTTATTGATCTGCAAATGGAGACCTTTTAAATTATTCAGCTAATTACATGAGCTTGGTGTTTCTTTTCCTCTACCCTAGGACAAACTTGTTGCTTTGAGATCTGCATTACCTCTACTCATATTTTCTTTCTTAGTAGCAGAAATGCAAATACTTCAATGTACCTTCCTGACTTCTTACTGTGAATAGTATACTTTAATTGTTTGAGAGTTGTTCTTGCATTCTAGTTTCAAGGCAGAAGGGG from Stigmatopora argus isolate UIUO_Sarg chromosome 2, RoL_Sarg_1.0, whole genome shotgun sequence carries:
- the ampd3a gene encoding AMP deaminase 3, producing MPRQFPKVTLSEVEESQLLVEKVYASALKEEDQKDVLSMFSVPEDCPISLQEAKEHELMKELAEQRSEESTKRRKSLKMIRSQSMSMQISGNPDWAWPRPPTPYVSPSSSSLCSSMPEYCPDYQRVTISGDYCAGITVEDYEQAAKSLLKALLIREKYSKLAYHRFCRTTARYLHKAENIRWCEDEEVHPDMCPCPTEEEDPYSMENIPENLTCELKLKDGIVHVYDSAEDLREKRPRDLPYPDLETFAVDLGHVLAMIADGPTKTYCHRRLNFLSSKFHLHEMLNEMAELKELKSVPHRDFYNVRKVDTHIHAAACMSQKHLLTFIQETYKSDSDRVVMENAGREMTLEEVFQSLNLDPYDLTVDSLDVHAGRHTFHRFDKFNSKYNPVGASELREIFLKTDNLLNGEYFARIIKEVAHDLEESKYQHAEPRLSIYGRAPEEWHSLAKWFILHKVHSPNMRWVIQVPRIYDIFRSKQLVPNFAKMLENIFLPLFEATIHPQTHKELHVFLKYVSGFDSVDDESKHSDHMFSFRSPKPEQWTGDDNPPYSYYLFHMYANIMVLNNLRKERGLSTFQFRPHCGEAGSVTHLVSAFLTADNISHGLNLKKSPVLQYLYYLAQVPIAMSPLSNNSLFLEYSKNPLREFLHKGLCVSLSTDDPMQFHYTKEPLMEEYAIAAQLWKLSTCDVCEIARNSVVQCGLSDQDKKHFLGVNYLKDGPEGNDIRRTNVAQIRMAYRHETLCNELSFLVDAVKSEAMNSVV